The following proteins are co-located in the Solanum pennellii chromosome 1, SPENNV200 genome:
- the LOC107008591 gene encoding peptidyl-prolyl cis-trans isomerase CYP21-1 — MGRAISVLLQPRWLLIFLGVLLVIFLASSIFQKEHEMVDEVYEVTHRVFLDVDIDKQRAGRIVIGLYGQVVPKTVENFRALCTGEMGKTADGISLHYKGKPFHRIIPGFMIQGGDIVSADGRGNISIYGGPFPDENLKIKHSHAGVISMVNSGPNSNGCQFFIPTVKASWLDGEHVVFGKVIEGMDTVYAIEGGAGTYSGKPRKKVLIADSGEIPKSKWDEDNQSSAS, encoded by the exons ATGGGTAGAGCGATCTCTGTTTTATTGCAGCCTCGATGGCTACTGATCTTTCTTGGGGTTTTACTTGTTATCTTTCTTGCATCTTCCATCTTCCAAAAG GAACATGAAATGGTGGATGAGGTGTATGAAGTTACCCACAGAGTATTCTTGGATGTGGATATAGATAAACAACGTGCAG GAAGAATTGTGATAGGATTATATGGGCAAGTTGTACCAAAAACTGTTG AGAATTTCAGGGCGTTGTGCACAG GGGAAATGGGCAAGACTGCTGATGGAATATCTCTTCACTACAAGGGAAAGCCATTTCATCGTATAATACCTGGATTCATGATTCAAGGTGGAGATATTGTGTCAGCCGATGGAAGGGGAAACATTTCCATTTATGGTGGTCCCTTTCCTGATGAGAATCTCAAGATAAAGCATTCTCATGCAG GTGTTATATCCATGGTGAACTCAGGACCCAACTCCAATGGCTGTCAGTTCTTTATACCGACAGTTAAGGCGAGCTG GTTGGACGGGGAACATGTGGTGTTTGGCAAGGTTATTGAAGGTATGGACACAGTATATGCAATTGAGGGCGGAGCAGGAACTTACAGTGGCAAACCTAGGAAAAAGGTGCTTATCGCAGATTCAGGGGAAATACCTAAGAGCAAGTGGGATGAGGACAACCAGAGTTCAGCTTCATAA